From the Cucurbita pepo subsp. pepo cultivar mu-cu-16 chromosome LG05, ASM280686v2, whole genome shotgun sequence genome, one window contains:
- the LOC111795095 gene encoding uncharacterized protein LOC111795095 yields MLLFELEGFGPFLYALSMMHRLHDIADIKSTPSSFAIIIPQNFICCAVALNIDPQFFNQFSCNQRHYFTTSLTDLVTNLADMDREGSNLLTLSFVRFQPHMVLEFEKHVLDEVHNVSTFEIPISIPSYRQDVGEIDYSSFVSIELDLFKTLARWLDNAYEAYVTISSSKITFFVGRSRFTLDAQERDCIIGGVAIGQEINSSMTLYPMQFYCNLVSDRLWLFKSIGSNCLILIAPLGLYAHFSSYYFPDDF; encoded by the exons ATGCTTCTCTTTGAGCTTGAAGGTTTCGGCCCTTTTTTATATGCACTCTCCATGATGCATAGACTTCACGATATAGCCGACATTAAATCCACTCCATCAAGCTTCGCCATAATAATCCCCCAAAATTTCATTTGCTGCGCCGTAGCCCTCAATATTGACCCCCAATTCTTCAACCAATTTTCGTGCAACCAACGTCACTATTTCACAACTTCCCTTACAGACCTCGTCACCAACTTGGCCGACATGGACCGTGAAGGCTCTAATTTACTCACCCTCTCCTTTGTGCGATTCCAACCCCACATGGTCCTTGAATTTGAGAAACATG TTTTAGACGAAGTACACAATGTGTCAACATTCGAGATACCCATATCCATACCTTCGTACCGACAGGATGTAGGCGAAATCGACTATTCTTCCTTTGTCTCTATTGAATTAGATCTCTTTAAAACCCTTGCAAGATGGTTAGATAACGCTTATGAAG CTTATGTCACTATTTCGAGTTCAAAAATTACCTTCTTTGTTGGGCGTAGTCGGTTCACTCTTGATGCACAG GAAAGAGATTGCATAATTGGCGGCGTTGCAATTGGACAAGAAATTAACTCCTCAATGACTCTATATCCTATGCAATTCTATTGTAACTTGGTATCTGATAGGTTGTGGTTATTCAAATCCATTGGGTCCAACTGTCTAATTCTCATTGCTCCTTTGGGATTGTATGCTCACTTTTCCTCATATTATTTTCCTGATGATTTCTGA
- the LOC111795096 gene encoding uncharacterized protein LOC111795096, with translation MLNFMLDSLEPFIDAISILQRFDHDTADLEGSPTMFSIIISLASSPPSLLALQIMPQFFSHFSCDQLHYVNVPIAEVATIISNMERDGFYSLVFFLLANQERIAFAFKRHSQQRRWDTRQLKSEPLEPKKVGEIDYSSFVSIDLEEFRSSVITLCAGRALVTITNSEISFDVPYINREIIFSKEKGECIIGGFEEGEKVISEITLFPIKLLNSSRLKRLWIFKTNDSSVIILVAPTGLAKLVIKGSILLLDEINGGSAPVDIAMEKVVELDAEEPVSDARLRHYLIRGLREDFLPFVFSIQWWANQPTVIELENLDFD, from the exons ATGCTGAACTTCATGCTTGACTCCCTTGAACCATTCATAGATGCCATCTCCATTCTTCAAAGATTTGATCATGACACAGCCGATTTAGAAGGCTCTCCAACCATGTTCTCCATAATAATCTCCTTAGCTTCTTCCCCTCCTTCCCTTCTAGCCCTCCAAATCATGCCTCAATTCTTCTCCCATTTCTCTTGCGATCAACTTCATTATGTCAACGTCCCCATTGCCGAAGTCGCTACCATCATCTCGAATATGGAACGCGACGGTTTTTATTCGCtcgtcttctttcttctcGCTAACCAAGAACGCATTGCCTTTGCATTTAAGCGTCATA gTCAACAACGTCGATGGGACACAAGGCAACTTAAATCGGAACCATTAGAACCGAAGAAAGTAGGCGAAATTGACTATTCTTCCTTTGTTTCAATTGATTTAGAGGAGTTTAGATCGAGTGTCATAACGTTATGTGCTGGTCGAG CTTTGGTAACTATTACGAATTCCGAAATCTCGTTCGATGTTCCGTATATAAATCGAgagattattttttctaaagaG AAAGGAGAATGCATAATAGGAGGTTTTGAAGAAGGGGAGAAAGTAATATCTGAAATCACTCTGTTTCCCATAAAGTTGTTGAATAGTTCGAGATTGAAAAGGTTATGGATTTTCAAGACAAATGATTCGAGTGTTATAATACTCGTTGCTCCAACAGGATT agccaagttggtAATCAAGGGTTCGATATTATTACTCGACGAGATAAATGGTGGAAGTGCTCCTGTGGATATAGCTATGGAAAAGGTTGTtg aattagatgCTGAGGAGCCCGTGAGTGATGCTCGATTGCGGCATTATCTTATTCGTGGATTACGAGAAGACTTTTTGCCCTTTGTTTTCTCAATACAATGGTGGGCAAATCAGCCTACAGTTATTGAATTGgaaaatttggattttgattaA
- the LOC111794724 gene encoding BEL1-like homeodomain protein 4 isoform X1 — MSQQDYHHAAAAAAAAAAATLFTPFTNGFDRSSTTAVASHQDPEHQHYNHIAHQIRKEKLRLQGLDPPPSQPSLVGIEEEDDDQSAGAAALHHVYDSTGILSEMFNFPQPPRPQAEWYGNRQEINAGDSAVAMQLFLMNPNPRSPPPPPVSSTLHMLLPNPSSGGSFGQFTWGVVPEQETGGGGGGGGGGGGGGGGGDYSSSNPNEGRLSLSLSSSIEAAKAEELRMSDSGLVYQNQHHPQQVHVGIGSSSNSSLGVVNLLRNSKYVKPARELLEEFCSVGRDQLKNNNNKLNNSNLTSNSHGGDGGGLSSSTSKDQPQPPPPPALSAADRNEHQRRKVKLLSMLDEVDRRYNHYCEQMQMVVNSFDVVMGFGAAVPYTVLAQNAMSRHFRCLKDAITAQLKHSCEMLGEKDGGGGGRGGSGITKGETPRLKLLEQRLRQQRAFHQMGMMEQEAWRPQRGLPERSVNILRAWLFEHFLHPYPSDGDKHLLARQTGLSRNQVSNWFINARVRLWKPMVEDMYQQEAKQHQEQQEHDHNNNDTDEDTQSSPPPTSSAAPPPPPPPPPPPPPFSYYYSSSSSSSASTAVTQAAAANCFPANQYESELQDTCRRVSVLAAPDQQMRTTSGSATSDIPGPTRLIRFGTTAGDVSLTLGLRHAGNIPDNNPSFSLRSEFGGC; from the exons ATGTCACAACAAGATTACCACCacgcggcggcggcggcggcggcggcggcggcagcaACCTTGTTCACACCCTTCACGAATGGCTTTGACAGATCCTCCACCACCGCCGTTGCCTCCCACCAAGACCCTGAACATCAACACTACAACCACATAGCCCACCAGATCCGAAAGGAGAAGCTCCGCCTCCAAGGCTTAGACCCGCCACCTTCTCAGCCATCCTTGGTCGGAATTGAGGAGGAGGACGACGACCAATCTGCTGGCGCTGCTGCCCTTCACCATGTCTATGACTCCACCGGAATTTTGTCTGAAATGTTCAATTTTCCTCAGCCACCACGGCCTCAAGCTGAGTGGTATGGCAACCGGCAAGAGATTAACGCCGGTGACTCCGCGGTGGCCATGCAGCTTTTTCTGATGAACCCAAACCCTCGCtcaccgccaccgccgcccGTGTCGTCAACCCTCCATATGCTTCTTCCAAACCCATCTTCAGGAGGGTCTTTTGGACAATTCACATGGGGGGTAGTTCCGGAACAAGAAacaggaggaggaggaggaggaggaggaggaggaggaggaggaggaggaggaggagactATTCTTCCTCAAACCCTAACGAAGGCCGTCTTTCTTTGTCATTATCCTCATCCATAGAAGCTGCAAAAGCGGAGGAATTGAGAATGAGTGACAGCGGGTTAGTTTATCAAAACCAACATCACCCTCAACAAGTCCATGTTGGAATTGGTTCTTCTTCTAATTCTTCCTTGGGAGTTGTCAACTTGTTGAGAAACTCAAAGTATGTCAAACCCGCACGAGAATTACTTGAGGAGTTTTGTAGCGTTGGAAGAGATCagcttaaaaataataataacaaattgaACAACTCAAATTTGACGTCCAACTCCCATGGCGGGGACGGTGGCGGACTCTCGTCCTCGACGTCAAAGGATCAACCGcagccaccgccaccgcccgCTTTGTCAGCCGCTGATAGAAATGAACATCAAAGGAGGAAGGTCAAATTGTTATCCATGCTTGATGAG GTGGATCGAAGATATAACCATTACTGCGAGCAAATGCAAATGGTGGTGAATTCATTCGACGTCGTGATGGGGTTCGGGGCAGCGGTGCCATACACGGTGTTGGCGCAGAATGCGATGTCGAGGCATTTCAGGTGTTTGAAGGACGCCATAACAGCGCAGCTGAAGCATAGTTGCGAGATGTTGGGTGAGAAGGATGGGGGAGGAGGTGGAAGAGGAGGGTCAGGAATAACTAAGGGAGAGACTCCAAGGCTTAAGCTGTTGGAGCAAAGGTTGAGGCAGCAACGAGCCTTCCACCAAATGGGCATGATGGAACAAGAAGCTTGGCGTCCCCAACGCGGCTTGCCCGAACGCTCTGTCAACATCTTGCGTGCCTGGCTCTTCGAGCACTTTCTTCACCC GTACCCTAGTGATGGTGATAAGCATTTGTTGGCGAGACAGACAGGCTTATCAAGAAATCAG GTATCCAACTGGTTTATTAATGCCAGGGTTCGGCTGTGGAAACCCATGGTGGAAGACATGTATCAACAAGAAGCCAAACAAcaccaagaacaacaagaacatgatcataataataatgatacaGATGAGGACACACAATCCAGTCCTCCGCCCACTTCCTCCGCcgcaccaccaccaccaccaccaccaccgccgccaccaccaccCTTCTCATACTActactcctcctcctcctcttcctccgcATCCACTGCCGTAACCCAGGCGGCTGCGGCGAACTGCTTTCCGGCCAACCAGTATGAGTCAGAGCTGCAGGACACGTGTCGGCGTGTCAGCGTTCTCGCTGCACCTGATCAGCAGATGAGGACCACAAGCGGCTCAGCCACGTCTGACATCCCCGGGCCCACCAGACTCATAAGATTCGGGACCACAGCGGGTGACGTGTCGCTGACACTAGGTTTACGCCACGCCGGAAATATCCCCGACAACAACCCTTCTTTCTCCCTCAGATCCGAGTTCGGAGGCTGTTAA
- the LOC111794724 gene encoding BEL1-like homeodomain protein 2 isoform X3, with translation MSQQDYHHAAAAAAAAAAATLFTPFTNGFDRSSTTAVASHQDPEHQHYNHIAHQIRKEKLRLQGLDPPPSQPSLVGIEEEDDDQSAGAAALHHVYDSTGILSEMFNFPQPPRPQAEWYGNRQEINAGDSAVAMQLFLMNPNPRSPPPPPVSSTLHMLLPNPSSGGSFGQFTWGVVPEQETGGGGGDYSSSNPNEGRLSLSLSSSIEAAKAEELRMSDSGLVYQNQHHPQQVHVGIGSSSNSSLGVVNLLRNSKYVKPARELLEEFCSVGRDQLKNNNNKLNNSNLTSNSHGGDGGGLSSSTSKDQPQPPPPPALSAADRNEHQRRKVKLLSMLDEVDRRYNHYCEQMQMVVNSFDVVMGFGAAVPYTVLAQNAMSRHFRCLKDAITAQLKHSCEMLGEKDGGGGGRGGSGITKGETPRLKLLEQRLRQQRAFHQMGMMEQEAWRPQRGLPERSVNILRAWLFEHFLHPYPSDGDKHLLARQTGLSRNQVSNWFINARVRLWKPMVEDMYQQEAKQHQEQQEHDHNNNDTDEDTQSSPPPTSSAAPPPPPSSSSSSSASTAVTQAAAANCFPANQYESELQDTCRRVSVLAAPDQQMRTTSGSATSDIPGPTRLIRFGTTAGDVSLTLGLRHAGNIPDNNPSFSLRSEFGGC, from the exons ATGTCACAACAAGATTACCACCacgcggcggcggcggcggcggcggcggcggcagcaACCTTGTTCACACCCTTCACGAATGGCTTTGACAGATCCTCCACCACCGCCGTTGCCTCCCACCAAGACCCTGAACATCAACACTACAACCACATAGCCCACCAGATCCGAAAGGAGAAGCTCCGCCTCCAAGGCTTAGACCCGCCACCTTCTCAGCCATCCTTGGTCGGAATTGAGGAGGAGGACGACGACCAATCTGCTGGCGCTGCTGCCCTTCACCATGTCTATGACTCCACCGGAATTTTGTCTGAAATGTTCAATTTTCCTCAGCCACCACGGCCTCAAGCTGAGTGGTATGGCAACCGGCAAGAGATTAACGCCGGTGACTCCGCGGTGGCCATGCAGCTTTTTCTGATGAACCCAAACCCTCGCtcaccgccaccgccgcccGTGTCGTCAACCCTCCATATGCTTCTTCCAAACCCATCTTCAGGAGGGTCTTTTGGACAATTCACATGGGGGGTAGTTCCGGAACAAGAAacag gaggaggaggaggagactATTCTTCCTCAAACCCTAACGAAGGCCGTCTTTCTTTGTCATTATCCTCATCCATAGAAGCTGCAAAAGCGGAGGAATTGAGAATGAGTGACAGCGGGTTAGTTTATCAAAACCAACATCACCCTCAACAAGTCCATGTTGGAATTGGTTCTTCTTCTAATTCTTCCTTGGGAGTTGTCAACTTGTTGAGAAACTCAAAGTATGTCAAACCCGCACGAGAATTACTTGAGGAGTTTTGTAGCGTTGGAAGAGATCagcttaaaaataataataacaaattgaACAACTCAAATTTGACGTCCAACTCCCATGGCGGGGACGGTGGCGGACTCTCGTCCTCGACGTCAAAGGATCAACCGcagccaccgccaccgcccgCTTTGTCAGCCGCTGATAGAAATGAACATCAAAGGAGGAAGGTCAAATTGTTATCCATGCTTGATGAG GTGGATCGAAGATATAACCATTACTGCGAGCAAATGCAAATGGTGGTGAATTCATTCGACGTCGTGATGGGGTTCGGGGCAGCGGTGCCATACACGGTGTTGGCGCAGAATGCGATGTCGAGGCATTTCAGGTGTTTGAAGGACGCCATAACAGCGCAGCTGAAGCATAGTTGCGAGATGTTGGGTGAGAAGGATGGGGGAGGAGGTGGAAGAGGAGGGTCAGGAATAACTAAGGGAGAGACTCCAAGGCTTAAGCTGTTGGAGCAAAGGTTGAGGCAGCAACGAGCCTTCCACCAAATGGGCATGATGGAACAAGAAGCTTGGCGTCCCCAACGCGGCTTGCCCGAACGCTCTGTCAACATCTTGCGTGCCTGGCTCTTCGAGCACTTTCTTCACCC GTACCCTAGTGATGGTGATAAGCATTTGTTGGCGAGACAGACAGGCTTATCAAGAAATCAG GTATCCAACTGGTTTATTAATGCCAGGGTTCGGCTGTGGAAACCCATGGTGGAAGACATGTATCAACAAGAAGCCAAACAAcaccaagaacaacaagaacatgatcataataataatgatacaGATGAGGACACACAATCCAGTCCTCCGCCCACTTCCTCCGCcgcaccaccaccaccacc ctcctcctcctcctcttcctccgcATCCACTGCCGTAACCCAGGCGGCTGCGGCGAACTGCTTTCCGGCCAACCAGTATGAGTCAGAGCTGCAGGACACGTGTCGGCGTGTCAGCGTTCTCGCTGCACCTGATCAGCAGATGAGGACCACAAGCGGCTCAGCCACGTCTGACATCCCCGGGCCCACCAGACTCATAAGATTCGGGACCACAGCGGGTGACGTGTCGCTGACACTAGGTTTACGCCACGCCGGAAATATCCCCGACAACAACCCTTCTTTCTCCCTCAGATCCGAGTTCGGAGGCTGTTAA
- the LOC111794724 gene encoding BEL1-like homeodomain protein 4 isoform X2, producing the protein MSQQDYHHAAAAAAAAAAATLFTPFTNGFDRSSTTAVASHQDPEHQHYNHIAHQIRKEKLRLQGLDPPPSQPSLVGIEEEDDDQSAGAAALHHVYDSTGILSEMFNFPQPPRPQAEWYGNRQEINAGDSAVAMQLFLMNPNPRSPPPPPVSSTLHMLLPNPSSGGSFGQFTWGVVPEQETGGGGGDYSSSNPNEGRLSLSLSSSIEAAKAEELRMSDSGLVYQNQHHPQQVHVGIGSSSNSSLGVVNLLRNSKYVKPARELLEEFCSVGRDQLKNNNNKLNNSNLTSNSHGGDGGGLSSSTSKDQPQPPPPPALSAADRNEHQRRKVKLLSMLDEVDRRYNHYCEQMQMVVNSFDVVMGFGAAVPYTVLAQNAMSRHFRCLKDAITAQLKHSCEMLGEKDGGGGGRGGSGITKGETPRLKLLEQRLRQQRAFHQMGMMEQEAWRPQRGLPERSVNILRAWLFEHFLHPYPSDGDKHLLARQTGLSRNQVSNWFINARVRLWKPMVEDMYQQEAKQHQEQQEHDHNNNDTDEDTQSSPPPTSSAAPPPPPPPPPPPPPFSYYYSSSSSSSASTAVTQAAAANCFPANQYESELQDTCRRVSVLAAPDQQMRTTSGSATSDIPGPTRLIRFGTTAGDVSLTLGLRHAGNIPDNNPSFSLRSEFGGC; encoded by the exons ATGTCACAACAAGATTACCACCacgcggcggcggcggcggcggcggcggcggcagcaACCTTGTTCACACCCTTCACGAATGGCTTTGACAGATCCTCCACCACCGCCGTTGCCTCCCACCAAGACCCTGAACATCAACACTACAACCACATAGCCCACCAGATCCGAAAGGAGAAGCTCCGCCTCCAAGGCTTAGACCCGCCACCTTCTCAGCCATCCTTGGTCGGAATTGAGGAGGAGGACGACGACCAATCTGCTGGCGCTGCTGCCCTTCACCATGTCTATGACTCCACCGGAATTTTGTCTGAAATGTTCAATTTTCCTCAGCCACCACGGCCTCAAGCTGAGTGGTATGGCAACCGGCAAGAGATTAACGCCGGTGACTCCGCGGTGGCCATGCAGCTTTTTCTGATGAACCCAAACCCTCGCtcaccgccaccgccgcccGTGTCGTCAACCCTCCATATGCTTCTTCCAAACCCATCTTCAGGAGGGTCTTTTGGACAATTCACATGGGGGGTAGTTCCGGAACAAGAAacag gaggaggaggaggagactATTCTTCCTCAAACCCTAACGAAGGCCGTCTTTCTTTGTCATTATCCTCATCCATAGAAGCTGCAAAAGCGGAGGAATTGAGAATGAGTGACAGCGGGTTAGTTTATCAAAACCAACATCACCCTCAACAAGTCCATGTTGGAATTGGTTCTTCTTCTAATTCTTCCTTGGGAGTTGTCAACTTGTTGAGAAACTCAAAGTATGTCAAACCCGCACGAGAATTACTTGAGGAGTTTTGTAGCGTTGGAAGAGATCagcttaaaaataataataacaaattgaACAACTCAAATTTGACGTCCAACTCCCATGGCGGGGACGGTGGCGGACTCTCGTCCTCGACGTCAAAGGATCAACCGcagccaccgccaccgcccgCTTTGTCAGCCGCTGATAGAAATGAACATCAAAGGAGGAAGGTCAAATTGTTATCCATGCTTGATGAG GTGGATCGAAGATATAACCATTACTGCGAGCAAATGCAAATGGTGGTGAATTCATTCGACGTCGTGATGGGGTTCGGGGCAGCGGTGCCATACACGGTGTTGGCGCAGAATGCGATGTCGAGGCATTTCAGGTGTTTGAAGGACGCCATAACAGCGCAGCTGAAGCATAGTTGCGAGATGTTGGGTGAGAAGGATGGGGGAGGAGGTGGAAGAGGAGGGTCAGGAATAACTAAGGGAGAGACTCCAAGGCTTAAGCTGTTGGAGCAAAGGTTGAGGCAGCAACGAGCCTTCCACCAAATGGGCATGATGGAACAAGAAGCTTGGCGTCCCCAACGCGGCTTGCCCGAACGCTCTGTCAACATCTTGCGTGCCTGGCTCTTCGAGCACTTTCTTCACCC GTACCCTAGTGATGGTGATAAGCATTTGTTGGCGAGACAGACAGGCTTATCAAGAAATCAG GTATCCAACTGGTTTATTAATGCCAGGGTTCGGCTGTGGAAACCCATGGTGGAAGACATGTATCAACAAGAAGCCAAACAAcaccaagaacaacaagaacatgatcataataataatgatacaGATGAGGACACACAATCCAGTCCTCCGCCCACTTCCTCCGCcgcaccaccaccaccaccaccaccaccgccgccaccaccaccCTTCTCATACTActactcctcctcctcctcttcctccgcATCCACTGCCGTAACCCAGGCGGCTGCGGCGAACTGCTTTCCGGCCAACCAGTATGAGTCAGAGCTGCAGGACACGTGTCGGCGTGTCAGCGTTCTCGCTGCACCTGATCAGCAGATGAGGACCACAAGCGGCTCAGCCACGTCTGACATCCCCGGGCCCACCAGACTCATAAGATTCGGGACCACAGCGGGTGACGTGTCGCTGACACTAGGTTTACGCCACGCCGGAAATATCCCCGACAACAACCCTTCTTTCTCCCTCAGATCCGAGTTCGGAGGCTGTTAA